The Zalophus californianus isolate mZalCal1 chromosome X, mZalCal1.pri.v2, whole genome shotgun sequence genome window below encodes:
- the TAB3 gene encoding TGF-beta-activated kinase 1 and MAP3K7-binding protein 3 isoform X4, translated as MAQSTPQLDMQVLHDLRQRFPEIPEGVVSQCMLQNNNNLEACCRALSQESSKYLYMEYHSPDDNRMNRNRLLHINLGIHSPSSYHPGDGAQLNGGRTLVHSSSDGHIDPQHAASKQLICLVQEPHSAPAVVAATPNYNPFFMNEQNRSAATPPSQPPQQPSSMPTGMNPSAMQGPSPPPPPSYMHIPRYSTNPITVTVSQNLPSGQTVPRALQILPQIPSNLYGSPGSIYIRQTSQSSSGRQTPQTTPWQSSPQGPVAHYSQRPLPVYPHQQNYQPSQYSPKQQQIPQPAYHSPPPSQCPSPFSSPQHQVQPSQLGHPSSHVFMPPSPSTTPPHPYQQGPPSYQKQGSHSVSYLPYTTSSLPKGSMKKIEITVEPSQRPGTAMNRSPSPISNQPSPRNQHSLYTATTPPSSSPSRGISSQPKPPFSVNPVYITYTQPTGPSCAPSPSPRVIPNPTTVFKITVGRAMTENLLNLVDQEERSAAPEPIQPISVVPGSGGEKGSHKYQRSSSSGSDDYAYTQALLLHQRARMERLAKQLKLEKEELERLKAEVNSMEHDLMQRRLRRVSCTTAVPTSI; from the exons ATGGCGCAGAGCACTCCACAGCTTGATATGCAGGTTCTCCATGACCTCCGACAACGTTTCCCGGAGATTCCAGAGGGTGTTGTGTCTCAGTGCATGTTACAG AACAACAACAATCTTGAAGCCTGTTGCCGAGCCCTTTCCCAGGAGAGTAGCAAATACTTATATATGGAATACCATAGTCCAGATGACAACAGGATGAATAGAAATCGCCTTTTGCATATTAATCTGGGTATCCATTCTCCTAGTAGCTACCACCCAGGAGATGGGGCACAACTTAACGGGGGTCGAACACTGGTACATAGCTCAAGTGATGGACATATTGATCCACAGCATGCAGCAAGTAAACAGCTGATATGTTTAGTTCAGGAACCACACTCTGCTCCAGCTGTTGTGGCTGCTACTCCAAACTACAATCCATTTTTTATGAATGAACAGAACAGAAGTGCAGCCACTCCTCCTTCGCAGCCACCTCAGCaaccatcttccatgccaacaggaATGAATCCGTCTGCTATGCAAGGGCCTTCGCCGCCGCCACCTCCTTCATACATGCACATACCTCGGTATAGCACAAATCCGATTACTGTTACAGTATCCCAGAACCTCCCTTCTGGACAGACTGTACCAAGAGCTTTACAAATTCTTCCACAAATTCCAAGCAATCTCTATGGGTCTCCTGGTTCTATTTATATTAGACAGACATCTCAGAGTTCATCGGGAAGACAAACTCCTCAGACTACACCATGGCAGTCCTCACCACAGGGCCCAGTGGCTCACTATAGCCAACGGCCTTTACCTGTTTATCCACATCAACAGAACTATCAGCCTTCTCAGTATTCTCCCAAACAGCAGCAGATTCCTCAACCTGCTTACCATTCACCACCTCCTTCTCAATGTCCTTCACCCTTCAGCTCTCCACAGCATCAAGTGCAACCTTCCCAGCTGGGCCACCCAAGTTCCCACGTCTTTATGCCTCCTAGTCCTTCAACTACTCCACCCCATCCATATCAACAAGGACCTCCTAGCTATCAGAAACAGGGAAGCCATTCAGTATCTTATCTCCCATACACAACATCTAGCTTACCCAAAGGATCCATGAAGAAGATAGAAATTACAGTTGAACCCTCTCAAAGACCTGGGACAGCAATGAACAGGAGCCCTTCACCTATCAGTAATCAGCCGTCTCCACGGAATCAGCACTCACTGTACACAGCCACCACACCACCTTCAAGTTCTCCTTCGAGAGGGATATCCAGTCAACCAAAACCTCCATTTAGTGTTAATCCTGTGTACATTACATATACACAGCCAACCGGACCTTCATGTGCTCCATCACCATCTCCTCGAGTGATACCAAACCCaacaacagtttttaaaattactgtaGGTCGAGCAATGactgaaaatcttttaaatttagtgGACCAAGAAGAACGTTCTGCTGCGCCAGAACCTATTCAGCCCATTTCAGTGGTaccaggctctgggggagaaaagggaagccatAAATACCAGAGGAGTTCTAGTTCTGGATCAGATGACTATGCCTATACGCAAG CTTTGCTGTTACATCAGCGAGCAAGGATGGAGAGGTTAGCCAAGCAGTTGAAACTTGAGAAAGAGGAGCTAGAGCGGTTGAAGGCTGAAGTTAACAGTATGGAGCATGACCTGATGCAGAGACGGCTCAGAAGGGTCAGCTGCACCACTGCGGTCCCCACG